CCAGGGCGTTAGGCAGCTTCCTCTACCGAAAGATGACCTCGGTAAAGTAAACGTTGGCAGAATATATATAGACGGGTGATTTCATGACGGACCACCAAGAAACCATACGCTATCCCATCGAGACCCGGGATTTACATGTTTATTACGGAGAAAATCACGCGGTGAAGGGGATTAGCCTCCAATTTCAAAAAAATAAAGTAACTGCCCTGATCGGTCCTTCCGGATGTGGGAAATCTACTTACATCCGCTCACTCAATCGGATGAATGATGTGATTCCCACCGTACGAACCGAAGGGGAGATCTTGGTTGACGGGATCAACCTGAACCGCCCCGACATTGATGTGAGCAATCTGCGAAAGAAAGTTGGAATGGTTTGGCAGAAGCCAAACCCTTTTAACAAATCGATTTACGAGAATATCGCGTTGGCTCCACGCTTCCACGGGGTGAAAGGAAGAAAGAAGCTAGATGAGATCGTGGAGCGAAGTTTGGTAAAAGCCGCCCTTTGGAATGAAGTAAAAGATCGCCTTCATGAATCGGCCCTCTCTCTCTCCGGGGGGCAACAGCAGCGGTTATGCATCGCCCGTGCTCTCGCCATAGAACCGGAAATTTTACTCCTTGATGAACCTGCTTCCGCTCTGGATCCCATTTCCACCAGTAAAATTGAAGAGCTGATCTATGAATTGAAGAGAAATTATACCATCATTATCGTCACCCACAATATGCAACAAGCAGCTCGCATTTCCGATTATACCGCCTTCTTTTTAAACGGGACGCTCGTGGAATATAATCGGACGGATCAAATCTTTACCAACCCGCAAAAGAAAGAAACAGAGGATTATGTGACAGGACGATTTGGTTAATCCTTAAGATCTGAGATGAGGGGATAATGAGGGATGACCTTGACGACGGAGAAGAAAACGATCATTAAAGTGAATCATCTAAACCTTTTTTACGGCACCAACCAGGCTCTCTTCGATATTACGATGGATATGGAAGAAAAACAGGTGGTCGCTCTTATCGGACCGTCCGGCTGCGGGAAATCCACCTTTTTGCGGACGTTAAACCGGATGAACGACTTAATCCCCAATGTCCATATTGAAGGCGATGTCGTCATCCACGACTTGAACATTTATGGCCCTCAAGTGGATGTCGTCGACCTGAGAAAGAGGGTGGGAATGGTTTTCCAGCGTCCCAATCCTTTTCCCTTATCGATCTTCGATAACGTCGCCTATGGCCCCCGGATCCATGGGCTTAAGGATAAAAAGAGATTAAGTGAGATTGTGGAACGAAGCTTAAGGCAAGCCTTTTTGTGGGAAGAGGTGAAAGACCGTCTTCATGCACCGGCCACAGGGCTGTCCGGCGGTCAACAGCAGAGACTGGTCATCGCCAGGGTTCTGGCCGTTGAACCGGAGATTGTCCTGATGGATGAACCCACCTCCGCCTTAGATCCGATCTCCACAGCGAAGATTGAGGAATTGTTGCAGGATCTAAAGAAAGATTACACCATCGTCATCGTCACTCATAATATGCAACAGGCTGCCCGCATCTCCGACCGGACCGCTTTCTTCCTAAACGGCGTCCTCATTGAGTATGATACGACGGAGGAAATTTTTCAGAATCCTAAGCAACAAAAAACGGAGGAGTATATTACAGGAAGATTTGGATGAGCTGACGCAAATCCATCGTTTCATCTAAAACGGCAAAAAGGGGGGACCTGGGTGTGGCTCCAAGGACGGCCTTTGAAGGAAATTTAAAGGATATGAAGGAAAAATTGCTCACGATGAGCGGTTTGGTAGAACAAATGTTGACAGAGGCTTTTGATTCTTTAAACCGGGGAGACCTGGAATTGGCGGAAAAAGTTCTCCTAAAGGATCGGGAGATTAACCAACTGGATGATGAGATTAATAATGAAGCGATCCATCTTTTCGCCACACAGCAACCGGTGGCAAAAGACTTGCGTAAATTGCTGACGGCTATAAAAATTTCCACCGAATTGGAAAGAATGGGCGATTATTCCGTGGATATCGCCAAGATCGCCATCCGGCTAAATGGAGAGCGTCTTATCAAACCGCTGATCGACCTCAAGAAAATGATGGATATCTCCATCGGAATGGTAAAGGATGGGATTGAAGCCTATCTTTACGAAGATGTGGAAAAGGCTCGGAATATGGCGGAACGGGATAATGAAGTGGACCGCCTCTTTGGAACGATCGTTCCGGAATTGCACCTCCTCGTCGGCGAAAACAAGGCCTACGTGGATCAGACCACCTCACTCGCCTTTGTTGCCCGCTATATCGAGCGGATTGCCGATCATGCAACCAATATTGGGGAGATGGTCGTTTATCTGGTTACGGCACATAAGCCGGATTTAAATTAGGGGGGAGCATTTCTCTCCATCATCATCGTAAGGAAAAGAGCCGCTAGGGAGCGGCTTTTTTCACATCGATCGAGAAGACGCCCGTGATCCGGTCCCCACCTGAACTTCTCTTCTTCGGTGTTAAACTCCCTCAAGGAGGGAGAGATCTCTTATACCGTACTCCCATCACCTCTTATGCCTATTTTCCGGTTTTCTATGTCTTTTCCTTCACTTGATCGAGATCAACTTTTCTCCCTTTCTTTAAGGTCTTTACGGGGAACTTTTACCCTGATCCCCCAAAAACTTTCTCATGGTTTTAGAGTCAAGGAACTTCACCTCTCCAAGCGGGAGTATGATATAATAAGATCGACAAAATATAGAGGAGTTTGCCGATGCGTTGCCCTTTTTGTGATCATCCGGATTCCCGCGTTCTTGACTCCCGGCCGGCCGACGAGGGTAGGTCGATCCGCCGCCGGCGGGAATGTACGGCCTGCCTCAGGAGATTTACCACCTTTGAGCGGGTGGAAGAGATCCCGCTGATGGTGATCAAAAAGGATGGAAGCCGGGAAGAATTTAGCAAGGAGAAGATCATCCACGGGTTGATTCGGGCCTGCGAAAAACGGCCTGTCTCCATGGACACCCTTCAACATATTGCCGACGAGGTAGAACGGGAGATGCGCAATACCGGTCTCTCTGAAGTGGAGAGCAGACGAATCGGGGAGGCGGTGATGGAGCGCCTCATCGAGGTGGATGAGGTGGCGTATGTACGCTTTGCCAGCGTCTATCGCCAGTTTAAAGATATCAGCGTCTTCCTGAAGGAATTAAACCAGCTATTACAAAAATAAGGAGAGAGACCATGGCAGTGCAGCGAAAGAACCTCCTCCTCCTCTTCGCACTTTTTTTTCTCCTCTTATCCGGATGTACGGTTGGTTCATACCGTCTTGACGAAGAGAAAAACCCCTCGAATCAACGGGTAGGTGTGAATACAGAGCCGGTAATCGGTGGTGAGTTGCTCTACCAAGCCCTCGCTTTGCCTGAATGGAATCCCTTAAAATGGCTTGAAGCGACGGATCAACTGAATTTTGCCGAGCGACTCGTCTATCGTGGTCTTTTTACCTATACCGCCGAGGGCGATTGGAAGGGAGACCTGGTGGATCAGTTTTCACTGGAAGAAAACGGAGAGAAAAAAATTCTCCATTTTACACTGAAAAAGGACGCGAAGTGGCAGGATGGTTCTCCCGTCACCTTCGCAGACGTCCAATTTACACTGGAGACCTATTTAAACCCTTTCTTCTACGGAGCGTGGAAACAGGATCTTTCATATATTGACGGGACCTCCCTTTATCGAAGCGGCAAGACGGCCCATATTGGCGGCATCCGCCAAGGAAAGGATGGGGAGATCCTGATTGACGTGACCTCGCCAACCTCTTCCTTCTACCATGCTTTAACCGCTCCCCTCTTGCCGGCCAAGAGTCTCTCCGGAAAAAGCCCCGAGGAGATTCAGGAGATGGCCCAAAAGGGAAAGGTGATGGGGACAGGACCGTTTAAGGCGGTTTCCATCGGTGCAGGGGAATACCGGTTTGAACGCGCATTTTCGTACAAAGAAGGGGGCCCTTATTTAGACCGGATTGTGATTCATCCCTCCCAGGGAAGTGGGAAGAGTGAGTGGGCAGGGATTGATTTGATGGAAGTTCCCCCCTCTCCTGACGCAAAAGCGCCCGAGGGATATAAGGAAATGAGGATTCCGGCTCGTCTTTATGATTATCTTGGATTTAATCTCCAGTCTCCTTCTCTCCGTCCGGAGGTGCGAACAGCCATCTCCTTAAGGATGGATCGGGAAGCGATGGTAAACCAGGCTCTCTTTGGGCAAGGCGTGCCCGCATCCGGTCTTCTTCCCCCCGGATATGGAGGGACCGATGGCTCTCCCACCCCCGATGAAAAGAAGGCCGTCGCGGTGATGGAAGCTTTGGGTTATTCCACGGATAAGCCGCTTACGCTAACCCTCACGTATCCTCAGGATCCCCCTCTGATGGAAAGGCTGGCAGAGGAATTACGAAGAGAATTACAGACGATTCATATCCAACTCAATGAAAAACCCATGCCGAAGGATCAATTTTACGCCTCCCTCTTCTCCGGAGAAAAGATGGAGCTTTTCCTCCATTCTTGGCCCTATGTGGAAGATCTGGGGCTTTGGTGGAAAATGTTCGGAAGGGAGCATGATGTGGAAAATCTGGGGTTGAACGTTTACCACTATGGGGATGCTGAGGTCAGTACCCTTTTGCAAACGATCTATCGGACCGCTCCCTTCGCCCTCTCAAAAGAAAAGGTAAAGGAGGCGGCAGCAAAATTGGAGAAGGCGGAATTTCTTCTTCCCCTCTTTACTCCTGTGCAAAAGTTTTGGGTGAATGGAGCCCTCCATGGAGTGAAGATCGATGGGGACGGGAATTTCCTGCAGGTAGAGACGTGGTGGAAAGAGAAGTGAGGAGGAAAAGAGAATGATCGTCAAGGAGCTTCTTCCCCAAACGGTCTATCGATTACGGATGCTTCGCCCTTTGGCAGAGAGCGAACTAAGAGTTATCACCCAATTTTATCTTCCCATCATTCAACAGGAGGCGTACAGCCTCTATCTTTTCTTTTATCATTCGCTCTCTCCCGATCGTGGGGTGGGAGAAGAACAGACGCATCTTTATATATTCCAGATGATGGGAATGGAACTTCCACGTTTTCTGAAAGCGCGAAAACGTTTGGAAGGGGTGGGCCTCCTCTCCACTTATCGGGTTATTGAAAAAGAGGCATATGAATACTTGCTCCGTCCTCCCCTAACCCCTTACGAATTCGTGCAAAGCGATGTGCTCGCTCTTTCTCTATTAAATCGCTTGGGAAAAGAAGGGTACCGGAAACTGAGGGAGAGGTTCCAACTCTCCCCATCCCTCTCCTGGGATTTTGAAGAGAAGAAAGAAGAGGTGACGATCTCCTTTAAAGAGGTGGCTCAGGAACTGATGATGAGCGATACTCCTCCTCAAGTCTCTTCAGAGTCGGTTCAATTTCTGCGCCGATTTGAAGAAGGGCGTAAACTCCCCCCCCTCTCCTCGACGGGGGAACCCCTCTCACCGAAGATCGACTTAGATTTTGAGTACCTGGCCGGATTTTATCCCAGAGAGGAGCGGGATTTCCTCTTTTCGGAGGAGAATAAGGGAAGATTCCTCCGCTATGCGCTTCTTTATGGGCTTGACTCCATGGAGATGGGCCTCCTCCTGAAAGATTCTTACCTGGATGGGAAGAGGGGCTGGGATTTGGTCCGCTTTGAGGAATTGGCCAAAAAGATGAAGAGGAGGGATCAAGGAGCGATGGGTTCCTCCTCGATAAGAGATGCTCATCCCCGGGTGAGTGGGGAGACTCGACCTGTTCAGAGGGAGATGAGGGAACCGAAAAGTGTCGAAGAACACCTTCGCAATTTAAAGTCGATTACTCCCTATCAATTGCTCCGCAATTACCAGGATGGCGGGGAGATTTCCCAACCGGATCAAAAATTGTTAGACTATCTTCTTCACGATCTTGCCCTTCCAAGCGAGGTTGTAAATGTCCTGATCGATTTTATCCTTCTTACCAATGACAACAAACTACCGGGGGCTTATACGGAGAAAATCGCCGGCAGTTGGAAACGGAAAGGTTTTAAAACGGCCGAAGAAGCTTTTACCTTCGCCAGGCAGGAATATTGGCGGAACATGGCGAAGCAATCAGGGATCGCTTCTCCGACGAACGGCAAAGAAACGAAGGAGAATAAAGCGAGGAGAAAAGGGGAGAAAAGGCGTGAGGTTCCCCGATACATTTGGTTGCAGGCCGAACAGGATGCAAAGGCGGAAAAAGAGAGAGAAGAAATGCAACGGGAGGCAACGGTCAATTTGGAAGAGGTGAAACAGTTGATCGATGAACTGGAAGAGAAGGGATGATTGAATGTTTCGCACAATTGGGGAGACATTAAAACTTAATCCGGAAATGGTACGCAGGGTTAAGCAGTCCTACCAGGAAAGACGGGAGGTCCTCTTCGCCCATCCGAAAGTGAAGGAGTGGATGGAGAAGGAAGGGATCTCCCGAGAGCAGGCGCTCTTTTCCCTGTCGGAAATCCTCCACTGGGTGAAGGAAGAGGAGCATTGTGCCTCTTGTCCGGGATATGATGCATGTCCCAATATGTTTAGAGGACATCGCTCCCTGCCCCAGGTGGAGAATGGGCACCTCTACTTCTTATACCGTCCGTGTCCATTACAGCTCCAACAGGAACGGGCGGAGCGGCAGAAACGCCTATTCCGCAGCCACCTCATTCCCCACGATATGCTTTCCGTCAGTTTTAAGGATCTGGAGATGGATGAAGGGAATGGGGAAGCGATTCGGGCCGCCGTTCTTTTCTGCCGTCAATTTTCGGAGAGGAAGGGGAGGGGGCTTTACTTTTATGGAGAGTTTGGAGTAGGGAAGAGCTATCTCATGGGAGCGGTCGCCAATCGATTGGTGGAAGAGGGGTATTCCGTCTATTTTGTCCATGTTCCTACGTTCTTCAGGGAGATTAAGCAGTCGTTGGCGGATCAATCCTTCACCGAAAAGATGAGAGAATTAGAAACATGTGATTGCCTGATCCTTGACGATATCGGAGCGGAAAATTTTACGCCGTGGCTGCGGGATGAGGTATTAGGCCCCCTCCTCCAGTATCGGATCCAGAATGAGAAACCTATTCTTTATACCTCCAATTTAAGTTATGAGAAGCTGGCTGAGCATATGGCCAGTACCGGAAAAGGGGAGATGGATGAGATGAAGTCCCTCCGCATTCTGGAACGGATCCGTTCCTATACCGATGCTTACCTGATGTACGGGAAGAACCGTCGGCGAAAATAAGGCTACAGTTTAGCGATGCGGATCCAGTCATCGTGGTATAGATCATAGGAGAGGTAGAGCCGGTTTCCGAACATCACCTTGATCCAACAATATTCCTTAAGTTCAGGATCATACCCCTGATACAAGATCCCATCCGTTTCCTGACCATAATAGGCAGGCCGGGTGATCCAGGGAATCTTTTCTTTGATCCGTATCGCCATTTTTTCCTTTTCATCCATACGCCCCACCCTCTGCTTCAGATTTCTTTCAACATTAATCTGGATGCCCAGAGGGAAAATCATGACTGGGAGATGGAGGAGAGCTAGGCAATAGAAGTAAGAATGTGATACCATAAACATAATTCAGGAGAGGGGGAGAGGGAGACATGACGAAGATTGATGCCATATTAGAACGGGCCCTCAGAGGGGAGCGGCTTACCTTTGAAGATGGGCTTATGCTGTATGAAAGCGACGAGGTGGAGAAGATCGGCGCAGCCGCCCACCAAATCATGTTGAAGAATCATCCTGAATTTCCGATTACCACCTTTGTCATCGGAAGGAACATCAATTATTCCAATATCTGTGATACGTTCTGCCGTTTTTGCGCCTTTTACCGTCCTTCAGGACATCAAGAAGGATATCTTTTGTCCGATGAAGAGATCCTGCAGAAGATCAAGGAAACGATCGACGTGGGCGGGACGGAGATCCTGATGCAGGGAGGGACGCATCCAAACCTCCCTTTCCAATATTACTTAGACCTGCTGCGAAAGATTAAGTCCCATTTTCCCCAGATCACCATGCACTCCTTCTCGGTGGCCGAGATCTTAAAGATGAAGGAAGTATCTGGGTTGCCCCTGGAGGAAGTGATCCGCCGGCTCCATGAGGCAGGCCTTGATTCCCTACCCGGTGCCGGAGCGGAGATCCTGGATGACCGGACCCGCATGAAGATAAGCCGGCGCAAAGGATCCTGGACCGAATGGATCCATGTGATGGAGATGGCCCATCGGTTGGGGATTTCCACCACCGCCACGATGGTGATCGGCTTCGGAGAGAGCATGGAGGAGCGTGTCCTGCATCTCCTTCGCATCCGGGAATCCCAGGATAAGGCTGTGGCCAGCGGAAAGGTGGGTTACCTCGCCTTTATCCCTTGGACCTTCCAGCCGGAGAATACCCATCTATCCGTGGAAAAGGTGGGACCGGAAGAATACCTGAAAAACCTAGCCATCTCCCGCCTCATGCTGGATAACGTGAAGAATTTCCAATCCTCCTGGGTTACGATGGGACCGGAGGTAGGAAAGCTTTCTTTAAGCTACGGTTGCAATGATTTCGGCTCTACGATGATGGAGGAAAATGTGGTCTCGGCGGCAGCTTGTACCTATAAAGTAAATACCAATCTTATTCTGGACCTCATTCGGCAAGCGGGAAGGGTTCCTGCCCAGCGAAATACCCGATATGAGATCCTCCGCATTTTTGAGGAACATGAACGGGCGGAGAACGATTTCGTGATGCAGAACTAGGAAAACATAATTTGATCCCCTTTTCCATATCCTATCAATAGAGCGAGAGCGATATGGAGGGGGTTTTGTGTTTACCATTTATGTGGAGAAAAATAGGGCCTCCCTGTTGGAAGATCATCTCTCCGGATATCGGCCCGCCGTCCAGGGAGAATGGGCCTATATAAAAGTAAGGGAGTTAAATCATGGGCTTTTTGACGGGTTAACACGGTTGGTGGAGAACGGGTATGAAAAGGTAGAATATCGCGAGATTCTCAAAAAGCAATTTCACTTTGAGAAGGAGATGGAGATCGAAGCCATTCTTAGGTTTCTGGACTCCTTCCTTCAGGGGGAAGATGGGGGAGAAGAAACGAGAAGGACAAGGATGGCGGAGGAGATCGCTCAACTTCTTACGGAGCGGCTTTCCATCCATATGGGAGGGTACTACCGTTTTCGCTGGAGGAAAAGGGTGGAGGCGGAGATCGATTTGCTGGAGCGGGCCATCGATGAATATCTCATGGATCGGGAGTATCAGGAATACGTGGATTTTCTCAGGGAATATACCGAAGGGCGGGAAGCGAAGAGGGAGGAAATTCACCTGGTTCATCGAGGCAGCCGCCATTTCCTTCTCCTTCATCACGACGGCACCCCGATTCAGTTAAAACGGGAGGACGGGGCAGAAGGGGAAAAAGAGGGTTTCGATGAAGAGGATCAGGTTTTTACCGATCTGCTGAACCTATCCCCGAAGCGGATCATTCTTCATACCCGGGAGAGGGATTTTCACTTGGTCCGCACCATCGCCCAGGTATTCCCGGAACGGATTACCTATTGTAACGGTTGTTTTATGTGCGAGGCGGATTGGAATCGTATGCGAACGTAAACCGTCCGGGAATACGATGGGACGTTTTTTATTCACTTTGGGCGTGAATGATCGGAATTGAGTTAAATATTTTCACTAAATCCTCCAACGGCATAGGAAGCGAGCCGGAAATCAATCCATAGTCCTTCTTAGTCCACCAAAAAATCATCCAATTTTCATTTTTCTTAGTAGCGACCGCATAAATGTCCTCATTATTAAGCAATACTTTAGAAACAACCTCTTCTCCTTCATTTGAGAAGATGACTCGATTGGTCCCCGGTTTCTTAAATTTATCAAATTGCTCGTTTGTTAATTCGGTTTTTCGTTGTGTAACGTTATATTGTATCCAATTCGATTCATTGTTTACAAAATAGTTCAATTGATAAGAGGTTCCCCAGGGATTGTTCATGACTGTAACAAGATCTTTAGAAGAAGGCATGGCAGAGGTAGGGATCAGTTCTTCGATTTCCTCTTCCACCTTTGAATAGGAGACCCTCTTTGCCTGATCGACCGGAAGATGATAAACGGCATCAATCTTCCCATTCTGTTCGTTTAAAAGGGTAACACCCGTATCCTCAACAGCATGACTGTGAGTCCCCCCGATCAGAAAGGCGAAAACGAAGCCGAAGGCAGCCAAAGAAGCAATAGATCTTATGAAACGACTCCTCATTCCCAAAAAAACCACGAAAGTAGCCTCCTTTTTTAGCAGGGATCCCCTGTATTTTCATAGTAATCATATAAGAATGTTCTTGAAATGACCTCCTCTCGAATGATATTCCCGTTGTCGTCATAGTACACTTTTAATTCTACCCAATACACTTTGAAGTGATTAAAAATATTACGTTCTCCAGTATATACGTTTCCAATTCTGCACTCGCTTCCTACATAGACGAATTCCTCAACCGTTACATAGTCAACATACGAATCTGGAGTAATAATAGTTTTTCCCGCTAAATTCTTTAGGTCCATTGCAAATGAAGAGACAGGAAAAAGAAGTAACAACAAAAAAACAAATAGTACGAGAGGTAAAAAACGTTTACTTTTCATTTCTCCGGATGCGGTCGAGGAGATCGGTATTTTTGCCGAACTTGCATAGAGCACCTCCTTTCATTGCAATATGGTGTAAAAAACGATGCATAATCTAACACTATTATATAGGCACATCTTCTCTTTTTCAAGATGTTTTTAATATATTTAAATAAATGTAATAATCAAAATATATTTTCTTTATAAGCAATTTGACTTGACGAACGCTTATTGACTTGCGGCATGCGAAAGATTATAATAAGGCAAACGGAACGTCATGTGAAGAAAACGATGAACAGGACATGAGGATGGAACAGGATTCATGAGAGAGTAAGGGTCACAGGCTGAGAGCCCTTATTGAATCTTTCCTTTCTTACCCCCTGGGAGTTGCAGGAATGAACCGATCGTAGTTCCTGCCGGTTAAACCGTTATCTCGTATGAGGGCAGAAGGAGAGCTCTTAAAGAGAGACTCTATTTTCTATTTTTCCTTTTGCCGAAGTTGGGTGGAACCACGGGTAGAATCGCTCGTCCCTTTTGGGGACGGGTTTTTTTATTTCTTAAAAATAGAAAGAAGAAAAAAGGAGTGGAAACAGATGAGCGTATCGGTAAAATTGCCCGACGGGCAGGAGCGTATCTTTGAACAGGAAATCACGTTACAAGATTTGGCCGCCTCCATCAGCCCGGGGCTGGCGAAAAAGGCGGTGGCGGGCATGATTAACGGGCAGATGGCCGACCTAAGCCGAAAAATCCCCGATGGGGCGGAGGTGAGAATCCTGACCCTCACAGATCCGGAAGGGGTAGAGGTTTTGCGCCACAGCACGGCCCATCTCATGGCCCAGGCATTAAAGCGCCTCTACCCAGGGATCAAATTGGGAATCGGTCCCGTCATCGAAAATGGATTCTACTACGACGTGGATCCCCCCGAGCCGATCAAAGCGCAGGATCTCCCTCGCATCGAGGAGGAGATGAAGAAGATTGTAG
The DNA window shown above is from Thermicanus aegyptius DSM 12793 and carries:
- a CDS encoding DnaD domain protein, which produces MIVKELLPQTVYRLRMLRPLAESELRVITQFYLPIIQQEAYSLYLFFYHSLSPDRGVGEEQTHLYIFQMMGMELPRFLKARKRLEGVGLLSTYRVIEKEAYEYLLRPPLTPYEFVQSDVLALSLLNRLGKEGYRKLRERFQLSPSLSWDFEEKKEEVTISFKEVAQELMMSDTPPQVSSESVQFLRRFEEGRKLPPLSSTGEPLSPKIDLDFEYLAGFYPREERDFLFSEENKGRFLRYALLYGLDSMEMGLLLKDSYLDGKRGWDLVRFEELAKKMKRRDQGAMGSSSIRDAHPRVSGETRPVQREMREPKSVEEHLRNLKSITPYQLLRNYQDGGEISQPDQKLLDYLLHDLALPSEVVNVLIDFILLTNDNKLPGAYTEKIAGSWKRKGFKTAEEAFTFARQEYWRNMAKQSGIASPTNGKETKENKARRKGEKRREVPRYIWLQAEQDAKAEKEREEMQREATVNLEEVKQLIDELEEKG
- a CDS encoding putative sporulation protein YtxC encodes the protein MFTIYVEKNRASLLEDHLSGYRPAVQGEWAYIKVRELNHGLFDGLTRLVENGYEKVEYREILKKQFHFEKEMEIEAILRFLDSFLQGEDGGEETRRTRMAEEIAQLLTERLSIHMGGYYRFRWRKRVEAEIDLLERAIDEYLMDREYQEYVDFLREYTEGREAKREEIHLVHRGSRHFLLLHHDGTPIQLKREDGAEGEKEGFDEEDQVFTDLLNLSPKRIILHTRERDFHLVRTIAQVFPERITYCNGCFMCEADWNRMRT
- a CDS encoding ABC transporter substrate-binding protein, with product MAVQRKNLLLLFALFFLLLSGCTVGSYRLDEEKNPSNQRVGVNTEPVIGGELLYQALALPEWNPLKWLEATDQLNFAERLVYRGLFTYTAEGDWKGDLVDQFSLEENGEKKILHFTLKKDAKWQDGSPVTFADVQFTLETYLNPFFYGAWKQDLSYIDGTSLYRSGKTAHIGGIRQGKDGEILIDVTSPTSSFYHALTAPLLPAKSLSGKSPEEIQEMAQKGKVMGTGPFKAVSIGAGEYRFERAFSYKEGGPYLDRIVIHPSQGSGKSEWAGIDLMEVPPSPDAKAPEGYKEMRIPARLYDYLGFNLQSPSLRPEVRTAISLRMDREAMVNQALFGQGVPASGLLPPGYGGTDGSPTPDEKKAVAVMEALGYSTDKPLTLTLTYPQDPPLMERLAEELRRELQTIHIQLNEKPMPKDQFYASLFSGEKMELFLHSWPYVEDLGLWWKMFGREHDVENLGLNVYHYGDAEVSTLLQTIYRTAPFALSKEKVKEAAAKLEKAEFLLPLFTPVQKFWVNGALHGVKIDGDGNFLQVETWWKEK
- the phoU gene encoding phosphate signaling complex protein PhoU, which translates into the protein MAPRTAFEGNLKDMKEKLLTMSGLVEQMLTEAFDSLNRGDLELAEKVLLKDREINQLDDEINNEAIHLFATQQPVAKDLRKLLTAIKISTELERMGDYSVDIAKIAIRLNGERLIKPLIDLKKMMDISIGMVKDGIEAYLYEDVEKARNMAERDNEVDRLFGTIVPELHLLVGENKAYVDQTTSLAFVARYIERIADHATNIGEMVVYLVTAHKPDLN
- the dnaI gene encoding primosomal protein DnaI, which gives rise to MFRTIGETLKLNPEMVRRVKQSYQERREVLFAHPKVKEWMEKEGISREQALFSLSEILHWVKEEEHCASCPGYDACPNMFRGHRSLPQVENGHLYFLYRPCPLQLQQERAERQKRLFRSHLIPHDMLSVSFKDLEMDEGNGEAIRAAVLFCRQFSERKGRGLYFYGEFGVGKSYLMGAVANRLVEEGYSVYFVHVPTFFREIKQSLADQSFTEKMRELETCDCLILDDIGAENFTPWLRDEVLGPLLQYRIQNEKPILYTSNLSYEKLAEHMASTGKGEMDEMKSLRILERIRSYTDAYLMYGKNRRRK
- the pstB gene encoding phosphate ABC transporter ATP-binding protein PstB → MTDHQETIRYPIETRDLHVYYGENHAVKGISLQFQKNKVTALIGPSGCGKSTYIRSLNRMNDVIPTVRTEGEILVDGINLNRPDIDVSNLRKKVGMVWQKPNPFNKSIYENIALAPRFHGVKGRKKLDEIVERSLVKAALWNEVKDRLHESALSLSGGQQQRLCIARALAIEPEILLLDEPASALDPISTSKIEELIYELKRNYTIIIVTHNMQQAARISDYTAFFLNGTLVEYNRTDQIFTNPQKKETEDYVTGRFG
- the mqnC gene encoding cyclic dehypoxanthinyl futalosine synthase: MTKIDAILERALRGERLTFEDGLMLYESDEVEKIGAAAHQIMLKNHPEFPITTFVIGRNINYSNICDTFCRFCAFYRPSGHQEGYLLSDEEILQKIKETIDVGGTEILMQGGTHPNLPFQYYLDLLRKIKSHFPQITMHSFSVAEILKMKEVSGLPLEEVIRRLHEAGLDSLPGAGAEILDDRTRMKISRRKGSWTEWIHVMEMAHRLGISTTATMVIGFGESMEERVLHLLRIRESQDKAVASGKVGYLAFIPWTFQPENTHLSVEKVGPEEYLKNLAISRLMLDNVKNFQSSWVTMGPEVGKLSLSYGCNDFGSTMMEENVVSAAACTYKVNTNLILDLIRQAGRVPAQRNTRYEILRIFEEHERAENDFVMQN
- the nrdR gene encoding transcriptional regulator NrdR; the protein is MRCPFCDHPDSRVLDSRPADEGRSIRRRRECTACLRRFTTFERVEEIPLMVIKKDGSREEFSKEKIIHGLIRACEKRPVSMDTLQHIADEVEREMRNTGLSEVESRRIGEAVMERLIEVDEVAYVRFASVYRQFKDISVFLKELNQLLQK
- the pstB gene encoding phosphate ABC transporter ATP-binding protein PstB; translated protein: MTLTTEKKTIIKVNHLNLFYGTNQALFDITMDMEEKQVVALIGPSGCGKSTFLRTLNRMNDLIPNVHIEGDVVIHDLNIYGPQVDVVDLRKRVGMVFQRPNPFPLSIFDNVAYGPRIHGLKDKKRLSEIVERSLRQAFLWEEVKDRLHAPATGLSGGQQQRLVIARVLAVEPEIVLMDEPTSALDPISTAKIEELLQDLKKDYTIVIVTHNMQQAARISDRTAFFLNGVLIEYDTTEEIFQNPKQQKTEEYITGRFG